The region ACTATGGTCAAGCCCGTATACCTCAGCGGTCTGAGCGACGCGCTGGGCAGGACCCCCTATGACAAGGTGTCCCTGACAGTCACGCTGCGGACAGCCACGGTCAAAAAGGATGTCCCGTCAGTGACGCCCATCAGCGAGGGCGATGTCCTGTCCGCTTCCCAGGCGTCCACGCTCCCGATGTTCTATTACTCGCCGCCGGGACTGCTGGCCTACCCCTGCTCGCGCTAGTTCTCCCGGTCCTCGTACACGTCCGGGATGCCGTCCTGGTCATCGTCGCGCCGGTCTTCAGCTTCGATGAGCCGGTAGCGCCGGTTCCGGGCGGTCAGCAGGGCTGAAGCCAGCAGGGCTGCCAGCACGGAGGCCACGAGGATGCCGACCTTGGCGTCGTCGTTGTGCAGCGAGCCGACCTCGAAGCTCAGGTCATTGACCAGCAGGGAGACGGTGAAGCCGATCCCGCCCAGGATGCCGATGCCTGCCAGATCAATCCAGCGCACATCCGGGTCGAGCTTTGCCCGTGTGCCTGCGGTCACCGCCCACGTGGTGAGCAGGATGCCGACGGGCTTGCCTGCAACGAGGCCCAGGATAATTCCGATGGCAACGGGATCAGTGACCACCGAGGCCACGCCGCTCCAGCCGCCCAGAGCCACGCCGGCGGAAAAGAAGGCAAAGACCGGAACGGCAAAGCCGGTGGAGACGGGCCGGAAGCGGTGCTCGAAGATTTCCGAGAGGCCGGGGGCCTCAGGGTCAGCGGGCAGTTTCTGCCGGTCCGGTCCGCGGCGCAGCACCGGAACGGCAAAGCCCAGCAGCACCCCGGCCACGGTGGCGTGCACGCCGGAAGCGTGCATCAGCGCCCAGGTGGCGACACCCAGGGGCAGCAGGATCACCCAGGCGGGCCAGCGCCGGGTGCCGAAGAAGCGCGGGACGCGCTGGACCAGCAGCGTGAACGCGGCCAGCGGCAGCAGCATCCACAGCAGGTAGCTAAGGTGCACGTCTTCGGAGTAGAAGAAGGCAATGATGGCGATGGCGATGAGGTCATCCACCACGGCGAGGGTCAGCAGGAAGATGCGCAGCGCGCTGGGCAGGTGCGAACTGATGACCGCCAGGACTGCCAGGGCGAAGGCAATATCGGTGGCGGTGGGGATGGCCCAGCCCCGCAGGCCGTCCGAACCGGAAATCAGGTTGACGGCAACGTACACCAGTGCGGGCACGATAACGCCGCCCACCGCTGCCGCTATCGGGACGATCGCCTGTCTGAGGTCCCTCAGGTCCCCGGCAATGAATTCTTTCTTCAGCTCGAGGCCGACCAGGAAGAAGAAGATGGCCAGCAGCCCGTCGGCCGCCCAGGTGCCGATGCTCAGCTTGAGGTGCCACGGCTCGTAGCCGATTTCGAAGTCACGCACCGCAAAGTAGGTATCCGCGGCCGGAGAGTTGGCCCAGATCAGGGCTGCGATGGTGGCGATCAGCAGCAGGACGCCGCCCACTGTTTCCTGACGGAGGATCTCGCCGATGCGAAGTGTCTCTCCGTAGCTGCGCCTGCCCAGGACTGTGTGCGCGCCAGTGGGCTTGGGGGAGGAGGGCTCAGAGGCCATGAAAGGTTCCAATCAGATTCGGGTACGGCAAAGTTATTGCCGACCAGACTTCCCGGCGCACCGTGTACCAGTCTAACTGCATCAGCCAGGCAGCGTGTGATGAGGGACGAACCGGGCAGCAAAACGCCCCGGCAGGAAAGCTGCCGGGGCGTGCGTCATCAGGGAAAGTCAGCCGATCAGGCCACGGACGCCGATCACGAGGGTTGCCAGTCCGAAGACCATGGCCGTGCTGATCTTCATGAGGTTCGTGGTCATGTACCGGGTCGGCGAACCTTTGGCGTCCCGCGCCTGCGGGGACTTCAGGACGTCCCGCAGATAGGGCGGCCAGACGATGAGGGACCAGAGACCGGCGATCACCAGGACCAGCGCGAGGGGAGTGGAGAGGACCATGGGTTAGCTCTTCCGGCTTTCAATCCACTTGCCGGCCTGGCCTGCCTGGATCGTAAGGGCCTTGCCGATCATCGGTTCGGCGGCCTTGGCGATCTTGTCGCCAAGGAACGGAATGCTGGAGGCCACCTTGCCGTCAACATCCACGCGGGTGCCCTCGGGGGTGCTGACCAGTCGCTGCACGGCGTTGACCTTCAGCGGGACCCCGCCCACGGAGAGCTCCACTGCCGCTTCACGGGATCCGTCGGCAGCAGGTGCGGCCCACTGCTCTTTCTGGGTCACGGTCAGGGTGGCACCAACAAACTTCTTCGCAATGTCCGGCAACCGGTCCGTGGGCATCGTCCGCACAGCAGTGAGGACAAATGCCCCGGCGGTGTCACCGTCCACGGAAGCGGAAACCAGGGAACCGCCTACGTGCTCGCTCATGCTGCGCAGGAAACCCTCGTCAGCGAACGTGTCCGTCACGGTCCGTACGTCGTAGGGCAGGATAGTTGATGCGTTCAGGGCCATAGGTCCTCCGTAAGGTGAGCGGTAATGCCGGATTCCGCGGGCTTGTACAGCCCGCCGGCCGGCCAACCCTCATCCTAAACCGCACGCACAGCTGCCCCGAAACCGGGGCCGGGGAGTCCCGGACCGGGTCAGGGCACCAGATTGATGCAGCCCACGGGGCTTCCCGCCGCACCGCCCTGCCCCGCATCGAGGATGAGGAGCGACTCGGCGTCGTCGTCTGGCAGCGTCCACGGAACCGTGGTGCTCGCGGTGGCATTGCCGGCGGTGTCGGTAGTGAAGTCCAGGACGAGGCCGCCCTGGCTGCCCTGGTACTCCGCGCCGGCGTCCGATGGATCTGCTCCGCAGTCATCCTCGTGCAGCCGGGCACTGTAGGTCGTGTCGGCGGCGAAGCTCTGTGCCTGGAGCTGAACGGTGGTGTTCTCCGCG is a window of Arthrobacter sp. zg-Y1171 DNA encoding:
- the nhaA gene encoding Na+/H+ antiporter NhaA, whose amino-acid sequence is MASEPSSPKPTGAHTVLGRRSYGETLRIGEILRQETVGGVLLLIATIAALIWANSPAADTYFAVRDFEIGYEPWHLKLSIGTWAADGLLAIFFFLVGLELKKEFIAGDLRDLRQAIVPIAAAVGGVIVPALVYVAVNLISGSDGLRGWAIPTATDIAFALAVLAVISSHLPSALRIFLLTLAVVDDLIAIAIIAFFYSEDVHLSYLLWMLLPLAAFTLLVQRVPRFFGTRRWPAWVILLPLGVATWALMHASGVHATVAGVLLGFAVPVLRRGPDRQKLPADPEAPGLSEIFEHRFRPVSTGFAVPVFAFFSAGVALGGWSGVASVVTDPVAIGIILGLVAGKPVGILLTTWAVTAGTRAKLDPDVRWIDLAGIGILGGIGFTVSLLVNDLSFEVGSLHNDDAKVGILVASVLAALLASALLTARNRRYRLIEAEDRRDDDQDGIPDVYEDREN
- a CDS encoding DUF2505 domain-containing protein, producing MALNASTILPYDVRTVTDTFADEGFLRSMSEHVGGSLVSASVDGDTAGAFVLTAVRTMPTDRLPDIAKKFVGATLTVTQKEQWAAPAADGSREAAVELSVGGVPLKVNAVQRLVSTPEGTRVDVDGKVASSIPFLGDKIAKAAEPMIGKALTIQAGQAGKWIESRKS
- a CDS encoding SCO4848 family membrane protein — protein: MVLSTPLALVLVIAGLWSLIVWPPYLRDVLKSPQARDAKGSPTRYMTTNLMKISTAMVFGLATLVIGVRGLIG